The Syntrophales bacterium nucleotide sequence CGGCTCCATACGACAATCGGATTCGGCGCGCCGAAAAAGCAGGGGACAAGCTCTGCACACGGTTCGCCGCTGGGGGCCGAGGAGCTGAAGGCCGCGAAAACAAATCTCGGCTGGCCGCTGGAACCGCCGTTTTTTATCCCGGCTGAGGCGCTGGACTATTTTCGGCAGGCGGCTTCAGGCAGGGCAAAAAAACATCTTGAATGGAAAGAACTGCTGCGTCGTTATTCCGAGTCCTGGCCGCAGGAGGCGGCTGAGTTTGACCGGGTGACGAAGGGGGAACTGCCGGCGGACTGGACGGATTCTCTGCCTTTCTACCTGCCCGATACGAAGGATGTCGCAACGCGCAAGACCTCCGAGGCGTTCCTGCAGGCGGCGGCGGAAAAACTTCCCGAACTCATCGGCGGGTCGGCCGATCTGAACCCCTCCACTTTTTCCTGGTTGAAGGGAAAGGGCGATTTCCAAAAACCCTCCGCGAGCGTCACACTCCCGGAAGGCGCCTGCGGCGGCGAGTGGGGCTATGGGGGCAGAAACATCCATTTCGGGGTGCGGGAACACGCGATGGCGGCAATCGCCGGCGGAATGGCGATCCACGGGGGCGTCATCCCTTTTACTGCAACATTCTTCACCTTTGCCGACTACATGCGTCCCTCGATGCGGCTCGCCGCGCTTATGGGGCTGCGGGTAATCTACATCTTCACCCATGACAGCATCGGGGTCGGCGAGGATGGCCCGACCCACCAGCCGGTCGAGCACCTGATGAGTTTGCGCGTGATGCCGAATCTGACGGTAATCCGCCCGGCCGACGCCAATGAGACGATCGAGGCATGGCGACTCGCCTTAGAAAACGTCTGTGGTCCGACCGCCCTTGTCCTCACCCGCCAGAACCTGCCCGTTGCCGACCGGCTGCTGGTAGGCGGGGCGGATGGAGTCCGCAGCGGCGGGTATGTATTCTGGGATTCGGCGGAGGGGGAGGAGCCGCAGGTCGTGCTGATCGGAACTGGCTCGGAACTCCAGCTTGCCACGGCGGCAGGAAAAACCCTTGCCGAGGAGGGAATCCGCGTCCGCGTTGTCTCCCTGCCCTGCTGGGAGCTTTTTGACGCCCAGGCCGAGGAGTACAGAGATTCCGTGCTTCCTCCCGCCGTGCAGGCGCGGGTGGCAGTGGAGGCAGGGGCGAGGCTGGGCTGGGAGCATTACGTGGGAGCAAAAGGGGCGGTGATCGGGATCGACCATTTCGGCGCGAGCGCCCCGTATCAGGTGCTCTATGAAAAATTCGGGATCACCGCGGAAAGAGTTGCGGCGGAGGCGCGCCGCCTTCTGAAAATAGCCGATTAAGGGAATTGCAACCAAGTGGCCGCCGGTTTTCACCGGAGGGGCACCTTTAGAAGAGGGTGTGAACGCAGGAAACGGGGGCAGGATGACAACAAAGATGAATTTTCGCCCGGGATTGTTTCGGGATTTGGAAGCGGATATCCGTAAAAGGCTGGTGGCCGAGAAGATTGTCGAGCGGATTGCAAAAAAGGACTACACCGTCTGGAAACCTGCGCCGACTGAGATAGCCAACCGCCTCGGCTGGTTAGACAGCCCCCGGATGATGCCGGAGAAAATAGCCGAGATAGAGGGGGCTGTGGCAGAGATTCGGGCGGACGGGTACAATTTTGCCCTTCTGCTCGGGATGGGCGGCTCCAGCCTCGCCCCGGAGGTATTCCGCAAGGTGTTCGGAATCGCCGCCGGCTATCTGAATCTGGAGGTGCTCGACAGCACCGATCCGGGGGCGATTCTTTCCTATGCGGCCTGCCTCGATTTTGCCAAGACGCTGTTTGTCGTTTCCACCAAATCGGGAGGAACGATCGAGACCCTTTCCCTGATGAAGTATTTTTACAACCTGACTGCCGAAAAACTCGGGAAGGAAAAAGCAGGCGCACATTTCCTCGCGATTACCGATCCGGGCAGCAAATTAGCGGAAGCAGCCCAACAAAACGGTTTTCGGCACGTCTTTCTGAACGACCCGGAAATCGGGGGGCGCTATTCGGCCCTGTCGTTTTTCGGTCTGGTTCCCGCGGGCCTTTTGGGAATAGACATAAGGCGCCTTCTGGAAAAAACCGCTGCCGAGAGCGGCGCGGCGGCCCTCATAGGCGGGATTCTTGGCGAAATGGCGATGCGGGGACAAGACAAGTTGACCTTTGTTTTTTCGCAGCGGCTGGCCGCGCTGGGTGGCTGGATCGAACAGTTGCTCGCGGAGAGCACCGGCAAGGAGGGAAAAGGCATCCTGCCGGTGATCGGGGAGCCTGCCGGCCCGCCGGCCTTCTACGGCGCCGACCGGGTTTTCTGCTCCGTCCGCCTGCAAAACGATGCGATCGGGGAGCCCCATTTGCGGGCGCTGGCAGCGGCCGGATTTCCCGTTGTGGATTTGACCATCGCCGACGACTATGATCTGGGAGGGCATTTCTTCTTTTGGGAGATGGCGACTGCCGCCGCCGGGTGGCGTCTAACTGTGAATCCTTTTGATCAGCCCAATGTTGAGTCCGCCAAGATGCTGGCGCGGCAGATGATCGACAAATATCTCCAGGAAAGAGTCCTTTTGGAAGATGCGCCGGTGATTGAGGCGGATGGTTTTTCCGTCTTCGGCCAGGTTGCGCTCAACGATCCGGAGGACATCCTTAAGGAATTTTTCTCGCAGGCAACGCCCGGCGCTTACGCGGCTTTTATGGCATACCTGCCCCCGTCGCCCTGGGTTGACGATGCCGTACAGCGGCTACGGGGGGCCATAGTGGAGAGATTCTTGCTTGCCACGACCTTTGGCTATGGGCCGAGATTTCTGCACTCGACCGGGCAATTGCACAAGGGAGACAGCGGGCGGGGGCTTTTTGTCCAGTTTACCGCTGATGACAGCGAAGACGCGCCCGTGCCCGAGGCAATGGGAAGCACGGAGTCAGCGCTGACTTTTGGGGTTTTGAAAAAGGCGCAAGCGTTGGGGGATTTGCAGGCTTTGACGAAGGCGGGGAGAAAAATTATCCGGATTCATTTTCATGGCAATCCCGCCCAGGGCATTGACCGCCTGACGAAAAACCTTGCGAAAAAATCCTGAGTTTCGCCGCCGCGCCGCAAACATTGGATGAGCTTTAGAACACGGGCACTCCGGGGTGAGTTTCCTCGGTACGCGGTCAACACAGAGGCAAAAAGCAACTGGCGGGCCCGCTGGGGGAAAAAGGGGCGAGCTAAAGAGAAATGTATTGACAAAGGGCGACGTCTTGGTTAAGGGCCGACGTTGCCGGCAGAAAATCGGCATTGGTCAGAGACGGGTAAGATTTTTTAAACTTTATGAATAGTTGGGAGGTATGCTGTGAGGAAGAAACCGGTATCAGTCATCGTTGCGATAGTATTTTTCCTGGTTTGTTTTGCCTTTTCCGCCGAGGCGAAGATTATCGTCAAGTACGGCCATGTGGGACCGCCAATCCACCCGCAGCACCACGCCGCTCTGGCGTTCGCCAAATACGTGAATGAAAAAACGAACGGCGAGATCGAGGTGCAGGTCTTTCCCCTGGGCCAGCTCGGCGGCGAGAGGTCGATGTGCGAGCAGGTGCAGGGCGGAACCCTCCAGATGACCTCCGCCACGGCCGGGGTGCTCGCCAATTTTGTCCCGGAAATCGGGATCATCGAGCTGCCTTTTGTCTATCCGGACAGGGAGACGGCCTACAAGGTACTCGATGATAAAGATGTCCGGGAACGTTTTGCGAAGTATGCCGAGGCCAAGGGTTTTATCTTTATTGGCTATACGGAAAACGAGTTTCGGGACATGACCAACTCGAAGCGGCCCATCAAGAATCCGGAGGATTTGAAGGGTTTGAAAATGAGAGTGCTGGAGGCGCCCATGATGATCGACACCTTCAAGGCCCTGGGAACAAACCCGACTCCCCTGCCCTTCCCGGAGATATACAACGCCCTGCAGCAGAAGGTCATCGATGGGCAGGATAATCCGATCTTCACCTCGATTATGATGAAATTTACCGAAGTGAACAAGTTCGCGACGATCACAAACCATGTTCTCACCGAATGCCCAACCGTCGTCAGCCGGGATTTCTGGAAATCGCTTACCCCCGCTCAGCAGAATATCTTCCGGGAGGCTGCGGCGGTGCAGCTCAAGGTAAACCGGGAAGGCAACGCCAAAAACAGGCTGGTGGCCCTGGAGAAGGCGAAGGCCCAGAATGTGGATGTGCATGTTCTGACGGCCGGGGAGCGAGAGGCCTTCAAGAAGGTCGTCCAGCCGGTGTTGGAGAAGTACCGCGCTTCGTACGGGGCGGAATGGTTTGATTTCTACCTCAAAAAGATCGACTTCCACGCGAAGAAGAAGTAACCCGGCAAACAGATGGACGGTCTTTTAAGGAAGCTCAACAGGTTCGAGGAGGGGATGGTCGGCTTAGCCCTCCTCGGCTTGGCGCTGCTTACGGCTGTTGAAACCTGCCTCCGTTATACGATCTCTTATACCTTCAGTTGGTTCGGCGAACTCGCGAACTATACGATGATTTTCTGCGCCTATCTCGGCGCCGCGATCGGCGTGAAGTACGGGACCCACTTTTCGATGGAGGCGCTGTCCGAGTATCTTCCTGACCGGGCGAGTCATGCGCTGAAGGTCTTGGCATACGGCATATCGGGCGTCATCTGTCTGCTTTTCGTTTACTACGGGACAATCCATATTTTGAAAACAAGCGCCTTCGGCGTCAAGAGCCCCGCGCTGCAGTTGCCGATGTTCATCCCCTATCTGCCGATTCCGCTTTTCTCGGCAACGATGGGGTTCCGTTTTTTTGTCCTTTCCTTTCAACACCTCCGTGGTTTTTTGAAAAACGAGCCTTTCGCGCGTATCAGGAGGAAGTAGCTTTTGACCTTGACTATCGTTTTGCTTTGTTTTTTGATATTTCTTGTCATAGGCATGCCGATCGCGCTCGTTCTGGGAGCGACCACCGCCGTTTATCTGATCTTTATCGCCCACGCCCCCATTACCTCCCTCATCCAGCAGCTATTTAATGGGCTGGACAATTTTGTCCTGCTGGGGGTGCCGTTTTTTATCCTTGCCGGCAACATCATGGCGGAGGGAGCCATCTCCAAACGGCTGGTTGCGGTTATGAGGCTATTCGTGGGGAGATTTACCGGCGGACTCGCCATGGCCTCCGTTTTGGCCTGCCTGTTTTTTGCGGCCATTTCCGGTTCATCGCCGGCCACGGTAATCGCAATCGGCGGCATCATGATGCCGGCCCTCATCAAGGATGGCTACGGGGAGCGCTTTTCGATCGGCCTTCTCACCTCCGCCGGCTCCCTCGGCATTCTGATTCCGCCCAGCATCCCGATGATTCTCTATGCGCTGGTAATGAATGTCTCCGTGGCCGAGCTTTTTCTGGCCGGCTTCCTGCCGGGTCTTTTTATCGGGGGCGTCCTGATGGTCTATTCCGTTATCATGGCAAAAAAACGGGGATGGCGTTCCGAGGCTCGCTACACCTTCGCGGAGGGGATAAAAATCATCAAAGAGGGATTGTGGGCGTTGTTTCTTCCCATCCTGGTGCTCGGCGGGATCTACGGAGGGGTTTTCACCCCGACGGAGGCAGCGGCGGTTTCCGTCGTTTACGCCCTTCTTGTGGAGCTTTTCATCTACAGGGAACTGAAACCGGGCAAGCTCTTTTCCGTCTGTAGAGATTCCGCGATACTGTCAGGATCGCTGCTCTTCATCCTCTCCTGTGCGATGAGCTTCATCTGGATGCTGACCGTCGAGCAGATTCCGGTAAAGCTGGCCGAGATAATCGTGACGAACATCGAGAGCAAATGGCTCTTTCTGCTGGCCATCAACGGCGCGCTTTTGCTCATCGGCGGTCTCATGGATATCGTGACGGCGATTGTCGTCATCTCACCGATTCTGGCCGAGACGCTCAACCGGTACGACATCAATTACATTCACTACGGCATTATCATGATCGTGAATGTTGAGCTGGGTTTCCTGACCCCGCCCTTCGGCCTCAATCTTTTTGTGGCAATGGCCGTTATGAGGCGCTCCCTCGTGGAAGTAAGCAGGGCGGTGCTGCCGTTCATCCTCCTCTTTTTGGCCTGCCTTCTCATCATTACCTATGTCCCGCAGCTCTCAACGCTGCTGCCGGAGCTTTTCCTCAGGTAAATTTTTCACTTACAGATCGGCCAATAACTGGGATAGTCCAAGGCCCGCCTTCTCCAGTTCTTTCGAGGCGGCCAACGCCTTTTCGTAAAGTGGCGTGCCCTTGGTCTCACTTGCCTTTTCCAGCCATTTGGAAAATTTCTGCCCATGCTGTTCGTTGCTTTTAGCCCATGAACTGATCAGCGATTTCAGCTTGCCCTTTTCGTCGGAGGGGAATTTCTCGAGGGTTTTGTCCACCATCGCCTTGATCGTACTTTCCGGAACCGCGCCGAGGATCTCGTCCACCTTCTGCCCGTCCACAAAAAACATCTGCATCGGGATGCTCATGATCTGATACTTGGCCGCTGTCCGCTGGTTCTGGTCCACGTTGATTTTACAGAACTTGAATTTGCCATTGTAATCCTCGGCAAGCTTGTCGTAAAGGGGGCCGACCATCTTGCAGGGTCCGCACCACGGCGCCCAGAAATCCACTTCCACCGGCAAATCCGCCTGAAACACCTCTTCCTCAAAAGTATCGTCCGTAATTTCCACTACCTTGCTCATTGTTTCCTCCTCCATCATTTTATTTTTTCGTATGCGTGGCAAAACAGAAAAAACGCCTGCTTATTATGAACATCAAGCTTAGCTTTGTCAACCAGGGGGAAGTCTGCGTACGGAAGATGTTGAAAATACGGGATAACGGCTTTCACCGGTATCTTAAATCCGGTTCATCCGGTTGATGCGTACTTTTGACTTGAAAAAGAACGAAGATTAAATAAAGAGATTAAGGCATAAACAACAAAATCAAAACCATGAAACGAATGGCCTACGGCTTCAGAGATATGGAATTCTTCAAACTCAAAATTATGGCCCTTCATGAAACAAAGTACGCTCTATTCGTATGAACCAAATTTAAATCATGTCTTTGGTTAATCTGCTTCATCTGATCATGGTGAATATTTTATAGTGCGTCATGACCACAATAAGAACGCCGAAAATTTGTTTAATTTTTGCACTG carries:
- a CDS encoding DctP family TRAP transporter solute-binding subunit — translated: MRKKPVSVIVAIVFFLVCFAFSAEAKIIVKYGHVGPPIHPQHHAALAFAKYVNEKTNGEIEVQVFPLGQLGGERSMCEQVQGGTLQMTSATAGVLANFVPEIGIIELPFVYPDRETAYKVLDDKDVRERFAKYAEAKGFIFIGYTENEFRDMTNSKRPIKNPEDLKGLKMRVLEAPMMIDTFKALGTNPTPLPFPEIYNALQQKVIDGQDNPIFTSIMMKFTEVNKFATITNHVLTECPTVVSRDFWKSLTPAQQNIFREAAAVQLKVNREGNAKNRLVALEKAKAQNVDVHVLTAGEREAFKKVVQPVLEKYRASYGAEWFDFYLKKIDFHAKKK
- the trxA gene encoding thioredoxin encodes the protein MSKVVEITDDTFEEEVFQADLPVEVDFWAPWCGPCKMVGPLYDKLAEDYNGKFKFCKINVDQNQRTAAKYQIMSIPMQMFFVDGQKVDEILGAVPESTIKAMVDKTLEKFPSDEKGKLKSLISSWAKSNEQHGQKFSKWLEKASETKGTPLYEKALAASKELEKAGLGLSQLLADL
- the tkt gene encoding transketolase; the encoded protein is MDGRGLEQTCINTIRFLAADAIEKAKSGHPGMPMGAAPAAFTLWTKYLQHDPRAPLWPDRDRFVLSAGHASMLLYSLLYLSGYDLSLDDIKSFRQWGSKTPGHPERQHPPGTEMTTGPLAQGLAAAVGMAIAEAHLAARFNRPGYPLVDHRTYVFASDGDLMEGLSAEACALAGHLGLGKLTVLYDDNRISLSGATSLCFTEDISKRFEASGWQVIAVEDGNDTKAIARALEAAAKETDKPSLVRLHTTIGFGAPKKQGTSSAHGSPLGAEELKAAKTNLGWPLEPPFFIPAEALDYFRQAASGRAKKHLEWKELLRRYSESWPQEAAEFDRVTKGELPADWTDSLPFYLPDTKDVATRKTSEAFLQAAAEKLPELIGGSADLNPSTFSWLKGKGDFQKPSASVTLPEGACGGEWGYGGRNIHFGVREHAMAAIAGGMAIHGGVIPFTATFFTFADYMRPSMRLAALMGLRVIYIFTHDSIGVGEDGPTHQPVEHLMSLRVMPNLTVIRPADANETIEAWRLALENVCGPTALVLTRQNLPVADRLLVGGADGVRSGGYVFWDSAEGEEPQVVLIGTGSELQLATAAGKTLAEEGIRVRVVSLPCWELFDAQAEEYRDSVLPPAVQARVAVEAGARLGWEHYVGAKGAVIGIDHFGASAPYQVLYEKFGITAERVAAEARRLLKIAD
- a CDS encoding TRAP transporter large permease subunit, encoding MTLTIVLLCFLIFLVIGMPIALVLGATTAVYLIFIAHAPITSLIQQLFNGLDNFVLLGVPFFILAGNIMAEGAISKRLVAVMRLFVGRFTGGLAMASVLACLFFAAISGSSPATVIAIGGIMMPALIKDGYGERFSIGLLTSAGSLGILIPPSIPMILYALVMNVSVAELFLAGFLPGLFIGGVLMVYSVIMAKKRGWRSEARYTFAEGIKIIKEGLWALFLPILVLGGIYGGVFTPTEAAAVSVVYALLVELFIYRELKPGKLFSVCRDSAILSGSLLFILSCAMSFIWMLTVEQIPVKLAEIIVTNIESKWLFLLAINGALLLIGGLMDIVTAIVVISPILAETLNRYDINYIHYGIIMIVNVELGFLTPPFGLNLFVAMAVMRRSLVEVSRAVLPFILLFLACLLIITYVPQLSTLLPELFLR
- a CDS encoding TRAP transporter small permease; protein product: MDGLLRKLNRFEEGMVGLALLGLALLTAVETCLRYTISYTFSWFGELANYTMIFCAYLGAAIGVKYGTHFSMEALSEYLPDRASHALKVLAYGISGVICLLFVYYGTIHILKTSAFGVKSPALQLPMFIPYLPIPLFSATMGFRFFVLSFQHLRGFLKNEPFARIRRK